Proteins encoded within one genomic window of Citrobacter amalonaticus Y19:
- a CDS encoding DUF2946 domain-containing protein yields MGKIRQSGFQQRAAGFALFAILLIIIAPLISVALQTDPMSAMPGMHHEMSAMAEHDGHHGDSPPVPMPVDHGEACGYCVLLAHVPGLILALMILLCGVLLRVQGKPTRPTVNHWHFFPWLYPDTRAPPRRSSLSCC; encoded by the coding sequence ATGGGTAAAATTCGTCAGTCAGGTTTTCAGCAGCGTGCGGCAGGTTTCGCACTGTTTGCGATCCTGCTGATTATTATTGCTCCGCTGATCTCCGTGGCGCTGCAAACAGACCCGATGAGCGCGATGCCGGGTATGCATCATGAGATGAGTGCGATGGCTGAACACGACGGGCATCACGGTGATTCTCCTCCAGTCCCGATGCCTGTCGATCACGGCGAAGCCTGTGGCTACTGCGTGTTACTGGCTCACGTTCCCGGGCTTATCCTGGCGCTGATGATTCTGCTCTGCGGCGTTCTGCTCAGAGTGCAAGGCAAACCCACTCGTCCGACCGTTAATCACTGGCACTTCTTCCCCTGGCTGTATCCTGATACGCGCGCGCCGCCGCGCAGGTCCTCACTTTCCTGTTGCTGA